In Aegilops tauschii subsp. strangulata cultivar AL8/78 chromosome 3, Aet v6.0, whole genome shotgun sequence, one genomic interval encodes:
- the LOC109752881 gene encoding uncharacterized protein isoform X2, with amino-acid sequence MSPPSVMGQFGDTTYTKVFVGGLAWETQKETMRKYFEQFGEILEAVVITDKNTGRSKGYGFVTFRDPDAAMRSCVDPAPVIDGRRANCNLASLGVQRSRPPTPQHGGARSFRVMKSFGQQQAAGIQGALGAAFPSQATFPHYAIPQGLPYHVYGYSPYSPDYGYPANYYNIYGGNQYPFYGGAGTGMVTGTSPFYPYFQFGQSGSTTPNYATGQGYNMQFPQMFPFSTVASTAAAVTGFAQQYGGPLSLAASPQAQAVCIPIKQA; translated from the exons ATGAGCCCGCCGAGTGTGATGGGGCAGTTCGGGGACACGACCTACACCAAGGTGTTCGTGGGCGGGCTGGCGTGGGAGACCCAGAAGGAGACCATGAGGAAGTACTTCGAGCAGTTCGGGGAGATCCTCGAGGCCGTCGTCATCACCGACAAGAACACGGGCAGATCCAAGGGCTATGGATTT GTTACCTTCCGGGACCCGGATGCGGCGATGAGGTCCTGCGTCGACCCCGCGCCGGTGATCGACGGGAGGAGGGCCAACTGCAACCTGGCTTCCCTTGGGGTGCAGAGATCCAGGCCTCCAACCCCACAGCACG GGGGCGCTAGGAGCTTTCGAGTGATGAAGTCCTTTGGGCAGCAGCAGGCTGCGGGGATCCAAGGTGCGCTGGGCGCAGCTTTTCCTTCGCAGGCCACCTTCCCTCATTATGCCATCCCACAAGGCCTCCCTTACCATGTCTATGG GTACTCTCCTTATTCACCAGACTACGGTTATCCCGCA AACTACTACAACATCTATGGAGGAAACCAGTACCCGTTTTACGGAGGAGCAGGAACTGGCATGGTGACTGGAACCAGTCCCTTCTATCCATATTTCCAGTTTGGCCAGTCCGGAAGCACTACACCCAACTATGCAACTGGACAGGGCTACAACATGCAATTCCCACAGATGTTCCCCTTCTCAACTGTGGCTTCTACAGCTGCTGCTGTAACTGGCTTTGCACAGCAATACGGAGGGCCATTGTCACTTGCAGCGAGTCCTCAAGCCCAAGCAG TGTGTATCCCCATTAAACAGGCATGA
- the LOC109752881 gene encoding uncharacterized protein isoform X1 translates to MSPPSVMGQFGDTTYTKVFVGGLAWETQKETMRKYFEQFGEILEAVVITDKNTGRSKGYGFVTFRDPDAAMRSCVDPAPVIDGRRANCNLASLGVQRSRPPTPQHGGARSFRVMKSFGQQQAAGIQGALGAAFPSQATFPHYAIPQGLPYHVYGYSPYSPDYGYPANYYNIYGGNQYPFYGGAGTGMVTGTSPFYPYFQFGQSGSTTPNYATGQGYNMQFPQMFPFSTVASTAAAVTGFAQQYGGPLSLAASPQAQAGMTMALTAPTLPSPTQAAHPYRLVPSHFAVSAAPEQSLA, encoded by the exons ATGAGCCCGCCGAGTGTGATGGGGCAGTTCGGGGACACGACCTACACCAAGGTGTTCGTGGGCGGGCTGGCGTGGGAGACCCAGAAGGAGACCATGAGGAAGTACTTCGAGCAGTTCGGGGAGATCCTCGAGGCCGTCGTCATCACCGACAAGAACACGGGCAGATCCAAGGGCTATGGATTT GTTACCTTCCGGGACCCGGATGCGGCGATGAGGTCCTGCGTCGACCCCGCGCCGGTGATCGACGGGAGGAGGGCCAACTGCAACCTGGCTTCCCTTGGGGTGCAGAGATCCAGGCCTCCAACCCCACAGCACG GGGGCGCTAGGAGCTTTCGAGTGATGAAGTCCTTTGGGCAGCAGCAGGCTGCGGGGATCCAAGGTGCGCTGGGCGCAGCTTTTCCTTCGCAGGCCACCTTCCCTCATTATGCCATCCCACAAGGCCTCCCTTACCATGTCTATGG GTACTCTCCTTATTCACCAGACTACGGTTATCCCGCA AACTACTACAACATCTATGGAGGAAACCAGTACCCGTTTTACGGAGGAGCAGGAACTGGCATGGTGACTGGAACCAGTCCCTTCTATCCATATTTCCAGTTTGGCCAGTCCGGAAGCACTACACCCAACTATGCAACTGGACAGGGCTACAACATGCAATTCCCACAGATGTTCCCCTTCTCAACTGTGGCTTCTACAGCTGCTGCTGTAACTGGCTTTGCACAGCAATACGGAGGGCCATTGTCACTTGCAGCGAGTCCTCAAGCCCAAGCAG GCATGACTATGGCTCTCACAGCACCAACCTTGCCAAGTCCAACTCAGGCTGCTCATCCTTACCGGCTCGTCCCCTCGCACTTTGCTGTGTCTGCTGCTCCAGAGCAATCCTTGGCCTAA
- the LOC109752934 gene encoding DNA repair RAD52-like protein 1, mitochondrial has protein sequence MAPGALARLIIGRRAASPLLARPFAAKARAPQRAPEPEPLSEEDDDFTSGGEAAPIPTEGISKPLAGILKELGKRVPESLLKTRLEDNGFALKYIPWHLANKILNAHAPEWSGEVRNIVYSSDGKSVSVVYRVTLYGTDAEIYREATGTASVEDKGFGDPVQKAEGMAFRRACARLGLGLHLYHEDMS, from the exons ATGGCTCCCGGTGCCCTAGCCCGCCTCATCATCGGCCGCCGCGCAGCGTCCCCGCTCCTGGCGCGTCCCTTCGCCGCGAAGGCCCGCGCGCCGCAGCGGGCACCGGAGCCGGAGCCCCTgtcggaggaggacgacgactTCACCAGCGGCGGGGAGGCCGCCCCCATCCCCACCGAGGGCATCAGCAAGCCGCTCGCCGGTATCCTCAAGGAGCTCGGGAAGAGGGTTCCCGAGTCCCTCCTGAAGACCCGCCTCGAGGACAATGGCTTTGCCCTCAAGTACATCCCATG GCACCTTGCTAACAAAATTCTGAATGCACACGCTCCAG AATGGTCTGGGGAGGTTCGCAACATTGTCTACTCATCTGATGGGAAATCTGTATCTGTTGTCTATCGTGTGACTCTCTATGGAACTGATGCAGAG ATCTACAGAGAGGCTACTGGAACTGCTTctgttgaggataaaggctttggAGATCCTGTTCAGAAGGCTGAAGGAATGGCTTTTCGCCGAGCTTGTGCCCGCCTTGGTCTTGGGCTTCATCTCTATCATGAAGATATGTCATAG